In one window of Mercurialis annua linkage group LG4, ddMerAnnu1.2, whole genome shotgun sequence DNA:
- the LOC126677503 gene encoding F-box/kelch-repeat protein At3g06240-like: MVCRTSLDGVQRKFQCTNYLLLHNYNYNHYPAQTAMPTQIPQLPLEIAMEILSRLPIKPLLRFKSVSKSCYSLISTNPQFSELHLKRALQDTDLIRYRLFLTSFLPQSLDMEEAFCDGHKNLVTRQHSFPVTDPESLHFEFVGSCNGLICGLFDSDGKIIVWNPTTGESRELLKPDSVTGDHKILFHGFGYDFRLDDYKLARATHSSSTNQLKMEIFNLKENVWRSADNVLQFNYLLEGSSVALNGVLYWLVYQRDSTKHAIYSFDLVKEKYREIVIVPDHISENLGGEFLVSSLKILGSSLCICYHAESFAMWVANGYGSEACWAKLFSFSSELLPEYGDPLHVLWVAKNGNVILIVDACRIVIYNPIEMSSKDFYIESCPFGIQTSVDSISYMETFVSPNAHIHPSISSCSKIF; encoded by the coding sequence ATGGTGTGCAGAACAAGTCTTGATGGCGTACAAAGGAAGTTCCAATGTAcaaactatttattactacataattacaattacaatCACTACCCAGCTCAAACAGCCATGCCTACACAAATTCCTCAACTTCCACTTGAAATCGCTATGGAAATACTCTCAAGGCTTCCTATCAAACCTCTACTACGATTCAAAAGCGTATCCAAATCATGCTACTCTTTGATCTCTACCAATCCTCAATTTTCCGAGTTACATCTCAAACGTGCATTGCAAGACACTGATCTTATTCGCTACAGACTCTTTCTCACTTCTTTTCTTCCCCAATCTCTCGACATGGAGGAAGCCTTCTGTGACGGCCATAAAAATCTCGTAACAAGACAACATAGTTTTCCAGTTACAGATCCAGAAAGTTTGCATTTTGAGTTCGTCGGATCTTGCAATGGCTTGATTTGTGGATTATTTGATTCTGACGGCAAAATCATTGTTTGGAATCCAACTACTGGAGAATCTAGAGAGTTACTGAAACCTGATTCTGTTACGGGGGATCATAAGATACTCTTCCATGGATTCGGATATGATTTTCGTCTTGACGATTACAAACTAGCAAGAGCTACACACTCTTCTTCTACCAATCAACTTAAGATGGAAATCTTTAACTTAAAAGAAAACGTTTGGCGATCAGCCGACAACGTCCTCCAGTTTAATTACCTCTTAGAGGGCTCTTCCGTTGCTCTAAACGGGGTTTTGTATTGGCTAGTCTATCAACGCGATAGTACTAAACACGCGATATATTCATTTGATTTGGTGAAGGAGAAGTATCGCGAGATTGTAATAGTGCCTGATCATATTTCAGAAAATTTGGGTGGTGAGTTTCTAGTATCAAGCTTGAAGATTCTAGGATCAAGTTTATGTATATGTTATCATGCGGAATCTTTCGCGATGTGGGTGGCGAACGGATATGGCAGCGAAGCGTGTTGGGCTAAATTGTTCAGTTTCTCGAGTGAGCTACTTCCTGAGTATGGAGATCCACTACATGTTTTATGGGTTGCAAAGAATGgtaatgttatattaattgtggaTGCTTGTCGAATAGTTATTTATAATCCTATTGAAATGAGTTCAAAAGATTTCTATATAGAATCATGTCCGTTTGGTATCCAGACTAGTGTTGATTCAATTAGTTACATGGAGACTTTTGTTTCACCAAATGCGCATATTCATCCATCGATTAGTAGCTGCAGCAAGATTTTCTAG
- the LOC126677501 gene encoding uncharacterized protein LOC126677501: MKFTCLNKGTSFHFPPSYILDVSGYRILVDCPLDLSALTIFAPLPHHFCPIFDVKSLICAEPLYKTVKNLHLWDASSIDIVLISSKMGMLGLPFLTQSEGFSAKIYATEATARVGQLVMEDLVSMHMEFRQFYGFGESYPEWMKWEELELLPSELKEVALGKDGSELGAWIQLYSSVDVKDCMQKIQMLKYAEAACYNGALVIKAFSSGLEIGSCNWTIEGPKENIACLSSSIFGSTHAMEFDYHSLHGKDLILYSDFSSRNAIEDVEQNDDHSALTNHNLSVLSADVDNWNQLNDCSLTDEETLEERDKLAFICSCVVDAVKAGGSVLIPLNRLGIILHLLEQIPVSLESSALDVPIYVISSVAAELLAFINTIPEWLCKLRQEKLFSGDPLFSHTALMREKKLQVFPAVHSPNLITNWQEPCIVFAPHWNLRLGPVVPLLRRWHKDQNSLLVLEDGLDADMALLPFKPIAMKVLQCSFLSGIRMQKAQSLLKLLQPKIVAFPEDLKQHMSSSNSSQSFLALYYTENERQDVECLKDSSELEISTDLATRLCWRKFKKDDIDVSRLEGELYIHDSKHRLVSGKKASDTFQSRQLLHYGLLDLGKLLITLSKMGINGSVEQSMSEAESNTVGIIKIHHPNEAVIEVGAMNTIVNAPNENLSAIIFEAISTILDAV; the protein is encoded by the exons ATGAAATTT ACATGCTTGAATAAAGGGACTAGTTTCCATTTCCCACCATCTTACATTCTTGATGTGAGTGGATACAGGATATTAGTTGATTGCCCTCTTGATCTTTCAGCTCTCACAATCTTTGCTCCTCTCCCGCATCACTTTTGCCCCATATTCGATGTGAAAAGTTTAATATGTGCAGAGCCCTTGTACAAAACTGTAAAGAACTTGCACCTTTGGGATGCTTCATCTATTGACATCGTTTTAATTTCGAGCAAGATGGGCATGCTTGGTCTCCCATTTCTTACTCAAAGTGAGGGGTTTTCTGCGAAG ATATATGCAACGGAAGCAACTGCAAGAGTTGGGCAACTCGTTATGGAGGATCTTGTTTCTATGCATATGGAGTTTCGACAGTTCTACGGATTTGGAGAGTCATACCCTGAATGGATGAAATGGGAAGAACTTGAATTGCTACCATCTGAACTGAAAGAAGTGGCCCTGGGCAAAGATGGGTCAGAGTTGGGTGCTTGGATCCAGCTATACAG TTCTGTGGATGTGAAGGATTGCATGCAGAAGATTCAAATGCTTAAATACGCTGAAGCAGCCTGCTATAATGGGGCACTGGTGATAAAAGCATTCAGCTCAGGCTTAGAAATAGGCTCATGTAATTGGACTATTGAAGGTCCAAAAGAAAATATTGCATGTCTGTCGAGCTCTATTTTCGGTTCCACTCATGCTATGGAGTTTGATTATCATTCTCTACATGGCAAGGATTTGATCTTATATTCAGACTTCTCATCCCGCAATGCGATTGAAGATGTTGAACAAAATGATGACCATTCTGCTTTAACAAATCACAACCTCTCAGTTCTTAG TGCTGATGTAGACAATTGGAATCAATTGAATGACTGCTCACTGACCGATGAGGAGACCTTAGAGGAAAGGGATAAACTAGCTTTCATATGCTCATGTGTTGTTGATGCTGTTAAAGCCGGTGGTTCTGTCTTGATTCCCTTAAATCGACTTGGTATTATTCTGCACCTTCTGGAGCAGATACCGGTTTCCCTAGAATCTTCAGCTCTAGAT GTTCCAATTTATGTCATCTCCTCTGTAGCAGCAGAGCTACTGGCATTCATTAATACTATACCAGAATGGCTGTGCAAGCTCCGGCAAGAGAAG CTATTTTCTGGAGACCCGCTATTTTCACACACTGCACTCATGAGAGAAAAGAAGCTTCAGGTGTTCCCAGCTGTTCATTCACCCAATTTAAT AACCAATTGGCAGGAACCATGTATAGTATTTGCTCCTCACTGGAATCTTAGACTTGGCCCTGTTGTTCCTTTGCTTCGACGTTGGCACAAGGATCAAAACTCTTTACTTGTCCTGGAG GATGGACTAGATGCTGATATGGCTCTCTTGCCTTTTAAGCCAATAGCAATGAAGGTTCTACAATGCTCGTTTCTTTCTGGAATACG GATGCAGAAAGCTCAATCTTTGCTGAAGCTATTACAGCCAAAAATTGTCGCG TTTCCAGAGGATCTGAAGCAACACATGAGTTCTTCAAACTCAAGCCAGTCTTTTTTGGCTTTGTACTACACTGAAAATGAAAGGCAAGATGTAGAGTGCTTGAAAGATAGCTCAGAACTAGAAATTTCGACAGATCTGGCTACTCGTCTCTGTTggagaaaatttaaaaaggatGATATAGATGTCTCAAGGCTCGAAGGGGAGCTATATATACATGACAGCAAACATCGATTAGTCTCTGGGAAAAAGGCATCGGACACCTTTCAGAGCAGACAACTTCTGCATTACGGATTGCTAGATTTGGGAAAGCTTCTCATTACATTGTCAAAGATGGGTATTAATGGATCTGTCGAGCAAAGCATGAGTGAGGCTGAATCAAATACTGTTggtatcataaaaattcaccaccCAAATGAAGCAGTAATAGAAGTCGGAGCAATGAATACCATTGTCAATGCTCCCAATGAGAATTTATCCGCTATCATCTTTGAGGCGATTAGCACAATTTTGGACGCAGTTTAG
- the LOC126677504 gene encoding F-box/kelch-repeat protein At3g06240-like translates to MFALSIVTQLKKPAMPRLPLEIIIEVLSRLPVKPLVQFKTVCKSWHHLISSNPEFSRLQLQQAKQDSNVHLHRLFLSADPFISLDIEAYCDADENLVTRLHNFPVVDREDDFEFVGSCNGLISAVFGPDSQITIWNPSTGQSRRLPAAPGSFPDDKMSYGFGYDLKLDDYKLVRIASSASCIEVQMEIFNLKANTWRTVHNLNCCVRLQGGSIVALNGVLHWLVGQENEGMMIISFDLAEEKFLDMIQVPDYVTENWGINPGTQLRILQDSLCMCSGSHTTNFEAWKAERYETKVCWTKLFSFSNDQLPGCKYWLNVLSVAKNGSILLNYEGLEILIYNPKEQTLRRFDVPNDWHYFEAITYIESLVSPNSVNGSVAAVYVQG, encoded by the coding sequence atgtttgcattgagcATTGTTACACAGCTGAAGAAGCCAGCCATGCCTAGACTTCCACTCGAAATAATCATTGAGGTACTTTCAAGACTACCAGTGAAGCCTCTTGTCCAATTCAAGACCGTATGCAAGTCATGGCATCATTTGATATCTTCTAATCCTGAATTTTCTAGGTTACAACTTCAACAAGCGAAGCAAGACTCGAATGTTCATCTCCATAGACTTTTTCTCTCCGCTGATCCTTTCATTTCACTAGACATTGAAGCATACTGTGATGCAGATGAAAATCTTGTAACAAGATTACATAACTTTCCGGTAGTTGACCGAGAAGATGATTTTGAATTTGTGGGATCTTGCAATGGTTTGATTTCTGCAGTTTTTGGTCCTGACAGCCAAATCACTATATGGAATCCATCTACCGGACAGTCTAGACGGTTGCCAGCAGCACCAGGTTCGTTTCCAGATGATAAGATGTCTTATGGGTTCGGATATGATTTAAAGCTAGATGATTATAAGTTAGTAAGAATTGCAAGCTCCGCTTCTTGTATTGAAGTTCAAATGGAAATATTTAACTTGAAAGCCAATACATGGAGAACAGTTCACAATTTGAATTGCTGTGTTCGCTTGCAAGGGGGCTCAATAGTCGCTCTAAACGGAGTTTTGCACTGGCTAGTTGGTCAAGAAAATGAAGGTATGATGATCATATCATTTGATTTGGCAGAGGAGAAATTTCTTGACATGATACAAGTGCCGGATTATGTAACTGAAAACTGGGGTATAAACCCGGGTACCCAGTTAAGGATTCTACAAGATAGCCTATGCATGTGTTCTGGCTCTCACACAACGAATTTTGAGGCATGGAAGGCGGAGCGATATGAAACCAAAGTATGTTGGACTAAGTTGTTCAGTTTCAGCAATGACCAATTACCAGGATGTAAATATTGGCTTAATGTATTATCTGTTGCGAAGAACGGCAGTATTCTGCTTAATTATGAAGGATTGGAAATTCTCATTTACAATCCTAAAGAACAGACTTTGAGAAGGTTTGATGTACCAAATGATTGGCATTACTTTGAAGCTATTACATACATAGAGAGCCTTGTTTCCCCAAACAGTGTTAACGGATCCGTGGCTGCGGTGTACGTTCAAGGTTAG